A window of Halarsenatibacter silvermanii genomic DNA:
GATATAAAAAATATTATTTTAGTGATGTTGGGTTTAATTATGTATTATTATACTTTAAGAGCTATAGGTTTTATCATTTTGACACCTATACTTATGATGTATTTAATATATTTATTTAACAAAAAAATTTCAGTGAAAGCTGCTATATTCTCTATAATATTAACCTCAGCACTGTATTTTGTTTTTGGCGGATGGTTAAATATTCCAATTCCCACTATGTTTTAATTTTACTTAAACATGAAATTCTTAGGTCTAGTATGTATAAAACTGCCATAGGAAATTGCAAATTCATTAATTCTTAAGTTGTAATAACGTTTCGTTAGTAAATATATAATAAGTTTTTTATATTTTGCTCTTTGTAATAAAGTTAGGGGCATTTAGAAAAAATTCATCTGATAAACTAAGTACGTGATATTTAAATATAATATTCGCATTAAATGTGGTTTCGATAAATTAAAGACAGTAAAAACCATTTCACCTTTATTATCGAGTTATTTGTAATTAAAAGGGGGAGTGAAATTGTATTCAATAGAGAACCTCTTTTTAGGCTTATCAACTGTATTTTCTTATCCAGGAATTGTTTATGTAACAGTTGGAGTTCTTGGAGGATTGATAGTTGGTGCTTTACCAGGATTTACTTCAACTATGGGAATAGCAGTTTTATTACCATTGACCTTCGGTCTTGACGCTGTAAATGGTTTTTTAGCTTTGATTGGAATATATGTTGGAGGTATTGCTGGCGGATCTATTCCAGCTGTAGCTTTAAATATACCTGGAACACCTGCTTCAGCTGCAACTACTTTTGATGGGTATCATCTTACTAAAAATGGTAGAGCGGGAGAAGCCATAACATTAGGGTTATTGGGCTCTACGATCGGAGGATTAGTAGGAGGATTGCTTCTTTTGTTTTTGGCCCCCCAAATTGCTCGAATTG
This region includes:
- a CDS encoding tripartite tricarboxylate transporter TctB family protein — encoded protein: MKFDYGVSILLLAISVFVYFESQGFRGGGLGDPGAGFMPQVISVLLALLSIGLFFQTYKEKNKKNNNSSKITLKDIKNIILVMLGLIMYYYTLRAIGFIILTPILMMYLIYLFNKKISVKAAIFSIILTSALYFVFGGWLNIPIPTMF